The proteins below are encoded in one region of Thioalkalivibrio sp. K90mix:
- a CDS encoding YbhB/YbcL family Raf kinase inhibitor-like protein, translating into MGFALSDLQLSSSAFGPGQPIPKRHTGEGEDTSPALKWSNLPRETRSLAVICHDPDAPLIKSGTYGFVHWVLYNLPPDTDGLPEAATLGDVGENDFGGTGYGGPMPPEGHSKHHYFFWLLALDRDLQLPAGLTLWQFLDRAEPHVIGMNRLVGTYQRD; encoded by the coding sequence ATGGGTTTTGCACTGTCCGACCTGCAGCTGTCCAGTTCCGCGTTCGGCCCTGGCCAGCCGATCCCGAAGCGCCATACGGGCGAAGGCGAGGATACCTCGCCGGCGCTCAAGTGGAGCAACCTCCCGCGGGAAACGCGTTCGCTGGCCGTCATCTGCCATGATCCGGATGCCCCGTTGATCAAGTCCGGCACCTACGGCTTTGTGCACTGGGTGCTGTACAACCTGCCGCCGGATACCGACGGCCTGCCTGAGGCGGCCACGCTGGGCGATGTCGGCGAGAACGACTTTGGTGGCACCGGCTACGGTGGCCCGATGCCGCCCGAGGGCCACAGCAAACACCACTACTTCTTCTGGCTGCTGGCGCTGGACCGCGATCTGCAGCTCCCCGCCGGCCTCACGCTCTGGCAATTCCTGGATCGTGCCGAACCCCACGTGATCGGCATGAACCGGCTGGTTGGTACCTACCAGCGCGACTGA
- a CDS encoding Smr/MutS family protein: MSRLSIDLHECFRNGRQIDAALNGAIEEACDKRIKTVEIIHGKGSGQLKKRVLRFLQQPEIKQRYHRVEKDSKNHGRLFVHFKH, encoded by the coding sequence ATGTCGCGGCTTTCCATCGACCTGCACGAATGCTTTCGTAACGGGCGCCAGATCGATGCGGCGCTGAATGGCGCGATCGAAGAGGCCTGCGACAAGCGCATCAAGACGGTGGAGATCATCCACGGCAAGGGCAGCGGGCAACTGAAAAAGCGCGTACTGCGTTTTTTGCAGCAGCCGGAGATCAAGCAGCGCTACCACCGGGTGGAGAAGGACTCGAAGAACCATGGACGGTTGTTTGTGCATTTCAAGCACTGA
- a CDS encoding IS110 family transposase translates to MAHIGVDVSKNKLDCMWVRDLEAGKVKPKVFPNRQDQYRELLHWLERNTGETPEGLHVYLEATGIYHEPLAYWLHDQGVQVHVLNPAQVRSHAKGMGVRNKTDRKDSMMLARYGIERAPRRWQPEPPEVRELKRLLSRLEALEQDMRREENRLEKARFSEDTLAQASIDNVLQALREEHRRLQQQIDDHFDAHHHLKRDRTLLESIPGIGRVLSASMTAALRSRAFTSARQAAAFHGLAPVLEESGATVRRPSRLAKIGSSRLRKALYMAAVVATRYNPDVRHQHQRLLTRGKAKMSAIGAAMRKLLHIAFGVLKSQTPYQARHETPCTP, encoded by the coding sequence ATGGCTCATATTGGCGTTGATGTTAGCAAGAACAAGCTCGACTGCATGTGGGTCCGGGATCTGGAGGCGGGCAAGGTGAAGCCCAAGGTGTTCCCGAACCGCCAAGACCAGTACCGGGAGCTGCTGCACTGGCTCGAGCGCAACACCGGCGAGACCCCCGAGGGGCTCCATGTGTATCTGGAGGCCACTGGCATCTACCACGAGCCGCTGGCGTACTGGCTTCATGATCAGGGGGTGCAGGTCCACGTGCTGAACCCGGCCCAGGTGCGTTCGCATGCCAAGGGCATGGGGGTGCGCAACAAGACCGACCGCAAGGACAGCATGATGCTGGCCCGCTACGGCATCGAACGCGCACCACGGCGCTGGCAGCCCGAACCGCCGGAGGTGCGGGAACTCAAGCGCCTGCTCAGCCGCCTGGAGGCTCTGGAACAGGATATGCGGCGCGAAGAGAACCGCCTGGAGAAGGCGCGTTTCAGTGAGGACACCCTCGCTCAGGCGTCGATCGACAACGTCCTGCAGGCCCTGCGTGAGGAACACCGTCGGCTCCAGCAGCAGATCGACGATCACTTCGACGCCCATCACCACCTGAAGCGGGATCGGACCTTGCTGGAGAGCATCCCCGGCATCGGCCGCGTGCTGTCGGCCTCGATGACCGCAGCGCTGCGCAGCCGCGCGTTCACGAGCGCTCGACAAGCGGCGGCGTTCCATGGGCTGGCGCCGGTCCTGGAAGAATCGGGGGCCACGGTCCGGCGGCCCTCGCGGTTGGCAAAGATCGGTTCCAGCCGACTGCGCAAGGCGCTCTACATGGCGGCGGTGGTGGCGACCCGGTACAACCCGGACGTGCGACACCAACATCAACGTCTGCTGACACGCGGCAAGGCCAAGATGTCGGCGATCGGGGCGGCCATGCGCAAACTCCTGCACATCGCCTTCGGTGTGCTCAAATCCCAAACCCCGTATCAAGCCCGCCATGAAACCCCTTGCACCCCGTAG
- a CDS encoding universal stress protein produces MELKTMLVPVDGSANAWRAVEVAADLAAKYQTRVVLVSVLLQGEVPPHIRKLSDLPDPNDPPLAVGGAAVGSSVPPKVLRDIAKKLNEQAHEYFTALGVTDIGHHVEDGSPAKVILQQAEYHDVDMIVMGSRGLGGLQGLLAGSVSHKVQQLARCIVVTVN; encoded by the coding sequence ATGGAACTGAAGACGATGCTGGTGCCGGTAGACGGCTCGGCCAACGCCTGGCGCGCGGTTGAGGTGGCGGCTGACCTGGCCGCCAAATACCAGACAAGGGTGGTGCTGGTGAGCGTGCTGCTGCAGGGCGAGGTGCCGCCGCATATCCGCAAGCTGTCGGATCTGCCCGACCCGAATGATCCACCGCTCGCGGTCGGGGGCGCGGCGGTGGGTTCGTCGGTGCCGCCGAAGGTGCTGCGCGACATCGCAAAGAAACTGAACGAGCAGGCCCACGAGTACTTCACCGCCCTGGGTGTGACGGATATCGGGCACCATGTCGAGGATGGCTCCCCGGCCAAGGTGATCCTGCAGCAGGCCGAGTATCACGATGTGGACATGATCGTCATGGGCTCCCGCGGGCTGGGGGGGTTGCAGGGGCTGCTGGCCGGCAGCGTGTCGCACAAGGTGCAGCAGCTGGCGCGCTGCATTGTGGTGACGGTTAATTGA
- a CDS encoding patatin-like phospholipase family protein, whose translation MHDHEQSISLVLGSGGARGLAQIGVIRWLEEHSDYRIRSISGASMGALIGGIYAAGKLDIYEDWVKTLRRQDVWRLLDFSFRGAGLIRGDRLIGKLRDMLGDIDIEELPISFTAVATDIEREREVWLNSGSLFNAIRASIAIPTVFTPVRHRGRLLVDGALLNPVPIAPTLNDHTDITVAVSLNGRMGDELTRVTRPNAFDDVDAEKLGRNRLNQRLQGVLPDRVGGWLQDWPGRLGLGSTTAGMSRAQEARALSLIDVVSHSIEAMQGSIARFRIAAYNPEYLIEVPVNACGIFDFHRAREMIELGYHLAERSLGNQDPSPRPL comes from the coding sequence ATGCACGATCACGAACAGTCGATTTCGCTGGTACTGGGCAGCGGTGGCGCCCGGGGCCTGGCCCAGATCGGGGTCATCCGCTGGCTGGAGGAGCACTCCGACTACCGCATCCGCTCCATCTCGGGCGCTTCCATGGGCGCACTGATCGGCGGCATCTACGCAGCCGGCAAGCTGGATATCTACGAGGACTGGGTCAAAACCTTGCGCCGCCAGGACGTCTGGCGGCTGCTCGACTTCTCGTTCCGCGGTGCCGGGCTGATCCGGGGCGACCGCCTGATCGGCAAACTGCGCGACATGCTGGGCGACATCGACATTGAGGAACTGCCGATCTCCTTCACCGCTGTCGCGACCGACATCGAGCGCGAACGCGAGGTCTGGCTGAACTCCGGCTCGCTGTTCAACGCGATTCGCGCCTCCATCGCCATCCCCACCGTGTTCACTCCCGTGCGCCATCGCGGCCGCCTGCTGGTGGATGGCGCCCTGCTAAACCCGGTCCCCATCGCGCCGACCCTGAACGACCACACCGACATTACCGTGGCCGTGAGCCTGAACGGACGCATGGGAGACGAACTCACGCGCGTCACCCGCCCCAACGCCTTCGACGACGTCGACGCCGAAAAACTGGGGCGCAACCGCCTGAATCAGCGGCTGCAGGGCGTATTGCCGGACCGGGTCGGCGGCTGGCTCCAGGACTGGCCAGGCAGGCTTGGCCTCGGCTCCACCACCGCCGGCATGAGCCGCGCCCAGGAGGCCCGGGCGCTCAGCCTGATCGACGTGGTCTCCCACTCCATCGAGGCCATGCAGGGCTCGATCGCGCGCTTTCGCATCGCCGCCTACAACCCCGAGTACCTGATCGAAGTGCCGGTCAACGCCTGCGGCATCTTCGACTTTCACCGCGCCCGCGAGATGATCGAACTCGGCTACCACCTCGCCGAACGCAGCCTGGGCAACCAGGACCCGTCGCCCCGCCCCCTGTAG